ATACAGGAATACACGGGTTTCGTATCACCAGGTATCTTTGCGATGTTCCTGCTGGGATTCTTCTGGAAACGTACTACTTCAGGTGCAGCGCTGTTTGCAATGATCGGTGGTTTTGCACTTTCTATCATCCTGAAGTTCCTGCCAGGTTGGGCTGATCTTTCTGCTTTGAATAGCATTGGCTTTTCCGTACCGGCAGCAAACGGTATCTATGAAATTCCGTTCCTGGATCGTATGGGTATTGTATTCGTAGTGTGTGTGATTGGTATGATCCTGATTTCACTGGTAGCTCCTGCTAAGGTGAAAGTGGCGGGTGCTGAAATGGTAGATGAGTCTAAAGGTCTGGAAGTGGATGCTTCTATGTTCAGGACATCTATGCCATTTGCCATCACAGCGATTTTGATCTGCGGTATCCTGGTAGCATTATATACCATTTTCTGGTAAGACATATTTGACAAAGCTGGCTAACAACATCCTGTTTAGCCAGCTTTCTTTTTTTATAAACCTGCAAGCGTTATGAGGTATACGATAGGTTATGATATAGGATCGTCTTCAGTAAAGGCGGCCCTGCTGGATACTGATACAGGAAAATGTGTGGCTACGGCTATCAGCCCTGCCCAGGAAATGCCCATGCATGCGCCGGTGGCGGGATGGGCAGAACAGGATCCTGAGATGTGGTGGCAGGAAGTTCAAAATGCAACGAAAAAGTTACAACAAATTCACCCTTTTGATGGATCGGCTGTAGCAGGTATAGGCATTGCCTATCAGATGCATGGGCTGGTATGTGTGGATAAGGATCAGCAGGTTTTGCGTCCTGCAATTATCTGGTGCGACAGCAGGGCAGTTGAAATTGGGAATACAGCTTTTGAAAAGCTGAGCCCTAACTGGTGTCTGCAATATCTCTTAAACTCTCCCGGAAATTTTACAGCTTCTAAATTACGTTGGGTACAGGAGTTTGAACCTGCCATTTATGAGCGCATTGACAAAGTGATGCTCCCCGGCGATTTCATTGCTATGCGCCTTACGGGTGATGCAGCTACTACTATTTCTGGTTTGTCTGAAGGGATCTTCTGGGATTTTAGTCTGCACCAGGTATCGCCGGTGTTGCTAAAACATTATGGTATCAGTGAGAAGCTGTTGTCAGATGTGGTTCCTACTTTTGGCTTACAAGGCAAGGTGACTGCGCAGGCAGCGTCGTTGCTGGGATTGGCGCCAGGTACACCGGTCACTTACCGTGCGGGTGACCAACCGAATAATGCTTTTTCGCTGAATGTATTACAACCTGGTGAAGCTGCGACTACAGCAGGTACTTCGGGTGTGGTATATGCAGTACATGATCATATTGCATTTGATGCAG
This Chitinophaga sancti DNA region includes the following protein-coding sequences:
- a CDS encoding xylulokinase encodes the protein MRYTIGYDIGSSSVKAALLDTDTGKCVATAISPAQEMPMHAPVAGWAEQDPEMWWQEVQNATKKLQQIHPFDGSAVAGIGIAYQMHGLVCVDKDQQVLRPAIIWCDSRAVEIGNTAFEKLSPNWCLQYLLNSPGNFTASKLRWVQEFEPAIYERIDKVMLPGDFIAMRLTGDAATTISGLSEGIFWDFSLHQVSPVLLKHYGISEKLLSDVVPTFGLQGKVTAQAASLLGLAPGTPVTYRAGDQPNNAFSLNVLQPGEAATTAGTSGVVYAVHDHIAFDAESRVNTFIHVNDTATAHRNGVLMCLNGTGILNSWMRQLVGKPSYEEMNALAAVAPVGSRGLKIYPFGNGAERILANKEIGAEFKGLNFNIHGREHMLRAAQEGIVFALKYGMDIMQDMGLNISRVRAGHANMFLSPLFREVFANTADVVIELYNTDGAQGAARAAGVGAGLYAVEDAFKGMECLATIEPEANNPYKGIYEEWLQGLKF